A stretch of DNA from Desmospora activa DSM 45169:
TACGGATGATGCCCACCTTCCATCCGGCCTATCTGTTGCGCAATCCTAGCGGCAAACGGGATGCCTGGGCCGATTTTCAAGCGATTCGGGACGCCTATCGGGAAGTATTGGCGGAAAGCAGTGGATAAAGGATGATTTGTACATATGTGATTGAACCGATTTTAAATCAGGTACGTTTCTCCTACGTTTAGGGATGCGCCCAACGGAAATGTTCCTATCCCCATGGTGGGGTGCGAACGAAATTTGCTTGAATAGGTATTGCATACCATAACGGATTGACTGTCAACCGAAAGGAGGAGGAGTGTTGCAGCGTTTGCAGCAAATCTTGTCACGAATCGACGGCAAAGGTTATAAAGCGTACAAGGATATTCAGGGTGAATACACCTTCCCCGATTATCGATTAATGATCGATTATGTTCAGGGAGATCCCTTTGCAGCTCCCTCTCGGCTGCGGGTACGGATGGCGATGAAGGATGCCGGTTATCCGGAGGAGTGGTATCGACAAAAACATCGTCGCATCGCCCTGGAGGATTGGATCGCGCGCCGGTGGGCAACTGAGACGCAGCGCTATTCCTTTGAAGTGAAGGGGACGGGAAAAAGCGGACTCATCAGTGTGGATCGTCCGGGACAGGAGATTTTGGAGCGGACGGCAGTCGTGGTGAATGAACGGTTTGTAGAGGTGCGCATCACTTTGGGGCTTCCGGCCCAGGGGCGGCGTGTCTTGGGCCGAAAGGCGGAGGAGATGTTGTGTCGACAGCTGCCCCGCCTGGCGCGTGCGGCATTACCCCGGGAAGCGCTTCAGCCGAATGCGGTGGAGGAGCGGATGAAGCTGGTGGATAACCAGCAGGCGATTCGACGTTGTTTGCAGGACAAGGGGTGGATCGCTTTTGTCGCCAACGGTGCCGTGTTGCCGCGGGAGAGCGGAATCAGTGACAAGCCCTTGACCAAAGGGAATGTGATCCGATTTGAGTCACCGGCCTCGATGGAAGTGGCGGTGGAGGTTCCTCATGGGGAGCCGATCCGTGGGATGGTGATCCGCGATGGCATCACGTTGATCGTCGGCGGCGGCTATCACGGAAAGAGTACCTTGCTGACGGCGTTGGAACGGGGCGTTTACGATCATGTGGCCGGTGACGGTCGTGAGTATGTGATTACTGACCCCAGCGCCATCAAAGTACGATCAGAAGACGGACGCCGGGTGGAAAAGGTGAATATCTCCCCTTTTATCAACAATTTACCTTTTGGTCGGGATACGGAGCGCTTTTCCACGGAGGATGCCAGCGGCAGCACTTCACAAGCGGCCAATATTATGGAGGCTTTGGAGATGGAGAGCTCCTGTCTCCTGATCGATGAAGATACCAGTGCTACCAACTTTATGATTCGGGACGGCCGAATGCAAAAATTGGTGGCAAAAGGAAAAGAGCCGATCACCCCCTTTATCGATAAGGTGTGTCAGCTCTATGCGGAAAACCATACCTCCAGTGTGCTTGTTCTGGGCGGGTCAGGCGATTATTTTGATGTCGCCGATACCGTCATGATGATGGATGAATATCGGCCGGTGGATGTGACTGCTGCGGCGAAAGAAATCGCCCGTTCCCAGGTGCAAAGCCGCACCCGTGAGGGCGGTAGCCAATTTGGAAAAGCCACTCCGAGACGGTTGTCCAGACAAGGCTTTGATCCGCAAAAAGGGCGCAAGGAAAAGGTGGACGCCAAAGGGTTGCATACCATTTTGTTCGGCACCACTTCCGTTGAGCTGGTGGGATTGGAGCAATTGGTGGACACCAGTCAAACCCGTGCTGTCGCGGAGATGATGCGTCTGATCGGCAAACGGGCCAATGGTGAAAAGGAACTAAAAGCCCTGATTGACGAACTGTATCGCGAAATCGAGGAAACAGGTTTGGATGTCATCTCCCCCTTCCATGGCCAACATCCTGGTGACCTCGCCTTGCCGCGCAAGCTGGAGTTGGCTGGGGCGATTAACCGATTGCGCACTTTAAGTGTGCGTTAGGGAGGAAACGCGATGAAAGAAGTGATCATCTATACCGACGGTGCTTGTTCCGGCAACCCGGGGCCTGGAGGCTGGGGTGCGGTCCTCCTGTATGGCGAACATCGCAAAGAGCTGACCGGTAGTGAGCGGCAAACCACCAATAACCGGATGGAGTTGACCGCTGCCATCGAGTCGATGCGCCGCCTGAAGCAGTCTTGTCGGGTAAAGTTGCATACAGACAGCGCCTATATGGTGAATTGCTTTAAACAGCGCTGGTATGTCAACTGGGAGAAAAACGGATGGAAAAACAGCCGTAAAGAGCCGGTGGAAAACCAGGATCTCTGGAAACAATTATTGGAACAGGTACGCCGCCATGAAGTGGAGTTTATTAAGGTAAAAGGGCACAGCGATGTCGAACTGAACAATCGTTGCGATGAATTGGCCCGCGGCGCCATTCCTAAAAATTGATTTCCAAAAAGAAGAAAAGATCATCATGCAAATGCTACTCATTCGATACAATAGTGATAGCCTTTGCTTTCTTGAAGCTGCTAAACCGTTGTATAAATCCGGTTGCTTGAGTGAGACTGCCCCATTCGTGGTATAATCGGAACAAGAACACGAACGGGGGTGATGATGGTGACACCGGAACAGATCAAGCAATCTTTGATACAAGAAACGGAACGGCTAGGGATCGACAAGATCGGTTTTGCTTCCGCCGATCCCTTTCTCGAGTTAAAAGAGCGACTGATTCAGCATCGGAAGAGCGGCTTTGAATCGGGCTTTGAAGAGCCGGACCTGGATAAACGAACCGATCCGCGGCTTAGCCTGCCGAATGCTCGCACCATCATCGCCATCGCCCTCGCTTACCCCACACGAATGGATGACCCGCCGGCCAATCGACCTGGGGCGTACCGGGGATTCTTTTGCCGGGCGTCCTGGGGAGAGGATTATCATCATGTGCTTCGGCGTAAACTGGAAGGGCTGGAACGCCATTTGCGGGAGTTGGTTCCTGATGTAACCACCGAGATCATGGTGGACACCGGAGCCTTATCGGACCGGGCCGTTGCCGAACGGGCAGGGATCGGTTTTATCGGAAAAAACACATCGCTCATCACCACTCAATTTGGTTCGTGGGTTTATCTGGGAGAGATGTTGGTGGATATCGCCCTTCCTCCGGATCAGCCGGTGACGGAGGGGTGCGGTGATTGTACCGTCTGTATTGATGCTTGTCCCACCGGTGCCTTGGTAGGGCCGGGACAGCTCAACTCCCAAGCGTGCTTGGCTTACCAGACACAGACCAAAGGCTTTTTAGCCGACGAGTATCGCGATTTATTGGGTGGGTATCTTTACGGTTATGAAACTTGCCAGGCGGTATGTCCGTTCAACAGAGGAAAGAACTTTACGCACCAGGAAGCGTTTCGCCCTGATCCGGAAAAGGTGAAGCCGTTGTTGAAACCGCTGCTCACCATCAGCAATCGTCAGTTTCAGCAACGCTTTGGAACCATGGCCGGTTCATGGCGCGGCAAAAAGCCGATTCAGCGTAATGCGATCATCGCTTTGGGGAGGTTTCGGGACAAGAGCGCAGTGCCGGATCTCATCAAGCTGTTGCAGGATGATCCACGGCCGGTGATCCGAGGAACGGCGGCGTGGGCCCTGGGGCGCATCGGAGGGTCAGAAGCGGAGAAGGCGCTCATGGAAGCAGAGCAAAGGGAGCAAGATTCAGAGGTTCAAAAGGAAATCAAGCGCGCTCTAAAAAACCGAATCACCCATGAGAAGCAAGAGAACGAGCAGGGATAGGGAGGCTCTAGGCTGATGGTTCCAGAATCGCGCACAATCGTATGGACGGAAATGGATAGCCCAGTGGGTGGAATCCGAATCGCTGCCACCAAAAACGGCGTGTGTAGGCTGGATTTTGCCAAGGGAGATGAACGTTGGCTGCATCTGGAACGTTGGTCCAAGGAATGGCTGGGAAACGTGCATTTGGAAAGAAACGATGAGGCGTTAACAGCGGTGACACAGCAGTTGCGAGAGTATTTTGTGGGACGGCGGCGCTCCTTTGATGTGGAACTAGACTTGTATGGCACTTCCTTTCAAAAGCTGGTATGGGCACAGCTGTGGACGATTCCCTATGGAGAACTTCGCTCCTACAAAGAAGTAGCTCAAGGAATGGGAGCGGCCAAAGCCGTTCGCGCTGTCGGAGGCGCCAACAATAAGAATCCGGTTCCGATTATCGTGCCGTGTCATCGGGTTGTGGGATCCAATGGTTCGTTGGTCGGCTATGGCGCCGGTCTCGATATCAAGGAAACCCTGTTGACATTGGAAGGCTCCCTTCCATCCCAAGCCCGTGCATAAGCACTTTTTCTTTTTTATTAAGGAAGCGGACAGCGAATAGCTGTTCGTTTTTTGTGTGGGAATATGCCATTTTTCTCGGTAACGGTGATATAATCAAAAAGAATGCTTTCGAGGGGGCGATTCCGTTTTCGGTTGTCAGTCTTGCGCAATTCGATTGGTTGGAGTGGTGAAAACCGATGAGTATTTTTCGTGATTTATGGTGGTTTTTTAAACAAGAGAAACGAAGTTACGCATGGGGTGTCCTCATCTTGCTGGTGGTGGCGTTCCTCGAAATTTTTCCGCCATATGTGGTACGGGTGGTGGTGGATGGACTGGAGGCGGGAACGCTGACCGGCTCTGAGCTGGGGATGTGGCTGGGGCTGATCGCCTTGGCGGGAGTGGCGATGTATGTCTTGCGCTATGTGTGGCGCATTTTGCTGTTTGGTGCCGCTTTTCGTCTGGGGCAACTATTGCGCCGTCGCCTCTTTTCCCATTTTAGCAAGATGTCGCCCTCTTTTTTTCAGCGGCGTCGCACAGGGGATTTAATGGCCCATGCAACCAATGATATCCAGGCGGTCCAGGTGACAGCGGGAGAAGGGGTACTCACTTTGGTGGACTCCCTTGTATTAGGGGGTTTGGTAGTGGCTACCATGGCTCTGTTTATCAGTTGGGAGCTGACCCTAATCGCATTGATCCCCATGCCCTTGATCGCCTTGGCGGTAAGCAAATTTGGAACAATGCTGCACCAACGCTTTCACCGGGCACAAGCAGCGTTTTCCGATATGAACGATAAAGTTCAGGAAAATATCTCCGGGATGCGGGTAGTCAAAGCATTTGGACAAGAAGAAAACGAAAAGCGTTCCTTTCAAAAACTGTCGCGGCACGTCGTAGAGAAAAATATCGCCGTGGCGCGGGTAGATGCTTTGTTCGATCCGACCATCTCCCTGGTAATCGGTCTCTCCTTCTTTTTGGCCGTCGCTTTTGGTGGCTGGTTTGTAATGGAAGGGACGATGACGATTGGACAGTTGACCCAGTTTACCATCTATTTGGGTCAGCTGATCTGGCCGATGTTGGCTTTTGGCTTTTTGTTCAACATTATGCAGCGGGGCCGTGCATCCTATGATCGCATTCATTCGCTGTTACAAGTGGAGTCGGAAATCCAAGATCGTCCTGCGGCCCTAACCGCCCGCGCTTCCGGTGAAGTCGCCTTTGCGGTGGATCATTTCGGCTATGACGGGGCGAAGGAGCCTGCGTTACGGGATATCCGCATCTCGGTCCAACCAGGGGAAACACTAGGGATCGTCGGGAAGACGGGAAGCGGAAAAACTACTTTGTTTAAGCTACTGCTGCGGGAATTTGACTGCACGGCGGGGGAGATCTGTATCGGGGGCGTACCGGTGCGGGAAATGACATTGGATGCTTTGCGTTCCGCCATCGGTTATGTTCCACAGGATCATTTTCTTTTTTCCGCCACCATCCGCGAAAATATCGCCTTTGGCCAAGCGGATGCCAGTGACGAGGAAATTGAGGAGGCTGCTCGCTTAGCCGGAATTCATGAGGATATTCTTCAGTTTGAACACGGCTATGATACCGTTGTCGGCGAACGGGGAGTAACTCTTTCAGGGGGGCAGAAGCAACGGATTTCGATTGCACGGGCACTGTTGCTCACTCCCGAAATCCTGATCCTGGACGATTCACTGTCGGCGGTGGATGCCAAGACGGAGGAAGCGATTTTGGCGGCATTGCGCCAAACCCGACAGGAGAAGACGACGTTAATTGCCGCTCACCGTCTGAGTGCAATTGAACACGCAGATCAGATTGTGGTGCTGGAAGAGGGATGGATCGCGGAACGGGGAACCCATCAGGAGCTGCTGCTGCAAGACGGCTGGTATGCATGGACATACCGCCAACAGCAGTTGGAGTCCATGATTCAAAAGGGAGGAGGTGCGGTTGATGGTGATACGCCGGTTACTCCAGTATCTCAACCCACATCGTAAAGCGCTGGCGGTGGCAATGACGCTGCTCCTGGCCGCTACCGCGGCTGAGGTAGCCGGTCCCTTGCTAATTAAGGTGTTTATCGATGATTATTTGACACCAGGCATTTTTGACCAGCAAGCGCTCTTTACCTTAGGGGTTACCTATCTGCTATTACACGTTGCCTCTGCAATATTGATGTACTTTCAGCTGTTTTCCTTTCAGCGCATCGCCCATTGGGTGATACAGGAACTGCGCATGGATGTATTTGGCAAGGTGCAGCACCTGGGATTGTCGTTTTTTGATAAGCGGCCCGGCGGTGCCTTGATTTCCCGGATTACCAACGATACGGAAGCAATCAAGGATCTGTTTGTCAGTGTCTTATCCACCTTTGTGCAAAATACGGTCATGATCACCGGTATCTTTGTCGTCCTGTTTATCTTGGATGCGCGCTTAGCTTTCTTTTGCCTGTTTTTATTGCCGTTTGTGGTGGGTTTGATGGTGTTGTATCAAAAGCTTAGCTATCCCGTTTTTCGCACGGTCCGGCAAAAGCTGAGCGATCTCAATGCCAAGTTAAGCGAATCGATCCAAGGGATGAACGTGATCCAGGCTTTTCGCCAGCAGGCGCGGTTGCTGCGGCAATTTGAACAAACGAACCATGAGCATTATCAAGCCAATATGAAAAGCACCAAATTAAACGGTTTGCTGCTGCGGCCGGCGGTGGATCTTTTGTATCTGTTGGCGCTTATGATCGTGCTCAGTTTCTTTGGTTTTAACCTGGGGGAGAGCGCCATGCAGATCGGGGTGTTATACGCCTTTATCAATCTGTTGGCGCGTATGTTTGAACCCGTCAACCAGATGATGCAGCAACTCACTTTTTTGCAGCAGGCGGTTGTATCCGCAGGCAGGGTGTTTGAACTGCTGGATGAACAGGAGCTGGCTCCGACGAAGAAAGGAGACGGAGAATCAAATCCCTCGATTACAGAGGGGCGGATTGTGTTTGACCAGGTGACGTTCTCCTATGATGGACACACCGATGTGCTTAAAAACATCTCCTTTGCCGCAGAGCCGGGTCAAACCGTCGCCTTGGTGGGACATACCGGCAGCGGCAAAACGTCGATCACCAATCTGTTGATGCGCTTTTATGAAGCGCAACAGGGGGCAATCACCATCGACGGCTATCCGCTGTCCGCCTTTAGCGAGGGCGAGCTACGTTCCAAGCTAGGATTGGTGTTGCAGGATCCCTTTTTGTTTGTTGGGGATGTGAAAGAAAATATCCGGCTGCATAACCCGGCTGTCTCGGATGAAGATGTGAAGGAAGCGGCTCGTTTTGTCCAGGCGGACTCCTTTATCGAAAAGCTACCTCATGGTTATGATGAACTGATCGGCGAGCGGGGGGCCACTTTCTCCAGCGGGCAACGTCAGTTGCTTTCCTTCGCCCGTACGATGGCCCAGCGACCCAAAGTGTTGATCCTGGACGAAGCGACTGCCAGCGTCGATACGGAAACAGAGGAGAAAATTCAGGAAGCGCTGCAACGGATGCGCCATGGCCGCACCACCATTGCCATCGCTCACCGCCTTTCCACTATTCAAGATGCGGATCTCATCCTTGTGCTCCATCGCGGTGAAATCGTAGAAAGGGGTACCCATCAAGAATTGTTGGCGCTAAATGGGTTGTATCATAAGATGTATCTACTGCAACAGGGAGTAAAAGAGACTACCGGCTGAGTGGGTAGGTGTTTGTCAATCAAAACGCGGGGTTAAGCCGCTTGTTGGTAGATCGATTTAAATCAGAGTAGAAAGGCGTCGCATGACTGGAGAATCTCGGAGTTGAATAAACTTACAAGTTCCCATTTCAATGGTGAACGGTTTGTCACCCACTGAAAAAGGCTTCTGTATAATTACAGGAGCCTTTTTCTTTACCGTGTTTGGAATTGCTTCTTCTCTTTAGTGTTTTCATAGGGTTGAGTGGATGAGCGCAGGATCAGTTCCGGCTCAAACACAGTATCGTCCAAGATCTCCTTTTTCCCGGTGCGGAGTTGCTGGATGGCTTGCAAAATGCATTCCGCCGCTTTGACGCCCATATAAAATTTGGGGTGTTTAACCGTCGTTAGTTTCACTTCTCCCGCTTCCGCCAATTGGGAGTCATCGAAGCTGACGACGGATAAATCCTCGGGAACCCGTATACCGGCCTGTTTCAGTTCACGTACCAGATCAAAAGCGATCTCATCATTGTAACAGACGATTCCGCTCGGGAGATGGATGGACGATTTTTTTAAGATGGATTGGACATAGTGAGCGGCAGCTTCATTTCGTTGTTCCGTCGTAAAAAATTGCACCAGTTCCGAGCGAAAGGGAATCCCATTGGCTTGGATCGCTTCCAGAAACCCTTTGAAGCGGTATTTTCCCTGTAGATCATCCGACTTAAAGATCCCGCCGATCCCACGATGACCCTGTTCGATCAGGTGTTTAGCGGCAAGAAAGCCACCTTTGCTATCATTGGAGCGAATGGAGCGAACGTTTAGCTCTAAGTAGGAACTGTGCAGCATCACCAGCGGGATCTGTTTTTCAAGAAGAGAAAAGTATAGCTCCAGGTTTGGATTGGGAAAGGCGCTTTTGGTCGGTTCAATGATCAGTCCATCCACCTGTTTTTCCATGACGGTTTTTAAGGCAGCCGCTTCTTTTTCCACATCGTTATTCGTATTTAACAACAGAATGGAGTACCCTTTTGGTCCTAAATGGGATTCAATTCCCCGAATGATGGAGGGAAAGATATAATCGGAAATATAGGTGGTAATGACCCCGATGATATGGCTTTGTGTATCCGGGTCTCCTTGTCCGGGTGGAGTATGGGATAAAAAGGTTCCTTTCCCTTGTACCCGATAAAGCCATTTTTCATGGACCAGCTCTGAGATGGCCAGTCGAACCGTTTGTCGGCTGAAATTGAATTGGTCGGCCAGTTCCAGCTCAGAAGGAATTTTTCCACCGGGTTGAAACTTTCCCGATTGTATCCAACCTTTAATTTCGTTTTTTAGTTGCAGGTATTTTGGTTTATTTGTATTCATGTTTCCCCACCTTTGACTGTGAAGGTTGTTTGGTTTGTACGACCAACCTTTATTTTGGATGATCCTTAAACCCAATATGTTATCTATATTATAAAACATAAGCGGATAATGGAAGGGATTGGCCGCGGCCGATTATTCAAAATAGGTTGACACTACCTCTATATGTACGTACAATCTAGATGTAGGTGCAAATTGTACGTACATTAAAAACCCGAAAACAGTGGAGGGGAACAATGACTTCAACTACAGCAAAGATGGTCGTGGATAAAGATCATCGCATCGGGGAGATTGATCGACGAATTTATGGTTCCTTTATTGAGCATTTGGGCCGGGCCGTGTATGGAGGGATATATGAGCCAAATCATCCGCATGCGAATGAAAGCGGTTTCAGAACCGATGTCATGGAGCTGGTTAAACAATTAAATGTGCCGATTGTACGCTATCCGGGAGGAAACTTTGTTTCGGGCTACAACTGGGAAGATGGTGTCGGGCCACGGGAACAGCGATCGCGTCGGTTAGAATTAGCGTGGCGAACGATTGAGACGAACCAGGTGGGAACCAATGAGTTTGTCGATTGGGCCCGAGCAGTGAACAGTGAAGTGATGATGGCCGTCAATCTGGGGACGCGCGGGATTGATGACGCCCGCAATCTGGTTGAGTATTGCAATCATCCCCAGGGAAGCTATTGGAGTGATCTGCGGATTGCCCACGGATATCAACAGCCCCATCGTATTAAAACCTGGTGTCTGGGTAATGAGATGGACGGACCATGGCAAATCGGCCACCAGACGGCAGAAGAATATGGGCGCTTGGCGGTTGAGGCCGCCAAAGTGATGAAGTGGGTGGACCCTACGATTGAGCTCGTCTCCTGCGGAAGTTCCAACTCTTCCATGCCCACTTTTCCGCAGTGGGAGGCGACGTCGCTAGAACATACCTATGATGCGGTGGATTACATTTCCTTGCATCAATACTATGGAAACCGTAGCGACGATACGCCCAGTTATCTGGCGAAATCGCTGGATATGGATCAGTTTATTCGCACCGTCATCGCCACCTGCGACTTTGTCAAAGCCAAAAAACGGAGCAAGAAAACCCTTTACCTCAGTTTTGATGAGTGGAATGTCTGGTACCACTCCAATGAAGCGGATCAACAGCTTGAACCTTGGTCTGTCGCTCCCCCGCAGTTGGAGGATGTGTATAATTTTGAAGATGCTTTGCTGGTCGGGTCGATGCTGATTACGCTGCTAAAGCATGCAGATCGTGTCAAGATCGCTTGTATGGCGCAGCTCGTCAATGTGATTGCCCCAATTATGACGGAAAACGGGGGAAGAGCATGGAAGCAGACGATCTTTTATCCGTATCTGCACGCGTCCCTATATGGAAGAGGCGTATCGCTACAACCCATTATCGCTTCGCCGAAATACGATTGCGCCGAATTTACCGATGTGCCGTATCTGGAAGCGACGGCGGTCTACAATGAAGCGCAGGAAGAGTTAACGGTGTTTGCAGTAAACCGTCACCTGGAAGAGCCGTTATTGCTGGAATGTGATGTAAGAAATTTTGAAAATTACCGTGTTGTTGAACATCTCGTGCTGGAACACGATGACTTGAAGGCGGTCAATACGGCGGATGAAGAACGGGTAAAACCGCATGCTGACGGAACTGCGGAGCTAACGGAAGGGATCGTACACGCAAGCTTGCCGCAGGCATCCTGGAATGTGATCAGACTGAGAAAGGGATGATCACTGTGTTGCAATCGTTAAAACAAGCAGTACTACAAGCGAATCTCGCTTTGCCCCAGTATGGACTGGTGACGTTTACATGGGGAAATGTAAGCGGAATCGACCGGGATCAAGGGTTGGTTGTAATTAAGCCCAGCGGTGTGCCATATCCCCAATTAACGATCGATGATTTGGTTGTTCTCAATCTGGAGGGAGCGATCGTCGAGGGGCGGTTAAAACCGTCATCCGATACACCGACACATCTGGAGTTGTATCGAAATTTTCCCGATATCGGTGGGATCGTTCATACGCATTCATCTTGGGCGACGAGCTGGGCGCAAGCGGGTAGAGGGATTCCGGCTCTGGGAACGACACATGGTGATTATTTTTATGGAGAGGTACCCTGTACCCGCAAAATGACGGCAACGGAGATTAATGGGGCGTATGAATGGGAAACCGGTCGTGTCATTGTGGAGACCTTCCAAGAACGGGACCCCAATCAAATCCCAGGCGTGTTGGTACATTCCCACGCTCCCTTCTGTTGGGGAAAAGATCCCGATGATGCCGTTCATCATGCCGTTGTCCTAGAGGAAGTGGCGAAAATGGCTTACCGCTCTTATGTATTAAATTCGGGGCTTACACCGATGGATCAGACACTGTTGGATCGGCATTTTCTGCGAAAACACGGAAAGAAAGCGTATTACGGCCAAGTATGAAAAGGGGGGATGGAAAATGGCGCAAAAATATGCCATCGGCATCGATTATGGAACGGAGTCGGGTCGGGCGGTGCTGGTTGATCTAGCGAACGGCAGGGAGATCGCGGAACATGTGACACCCTACCCCCATCAGGTGATCGATCGCCAATTGCCGGGGTCGGGGGTGGCGCTTGAAGCGGATTGGGCGCTTCAACATCCGGGTGATTATCTTGAAGTCTTAAAACGTTCCGTCCCGGAGGTGATGAAGGTATCCGGCATCAATCCACAGGATGTGATCGGCCTTGGGATCGACTTTACCGCCTGTACGATGCTGCCGGTGGATGAGCAGGGGGAGCCGCTCTGTATGAAGGCGGAATTGCGTGATCGTCCTCACAGCTGGGTGAAGCTGTGGAAACATCACGCCGCACAAGCGGAAGCTAACCTTTTGAATGAAATCGCGGAAAAGCGAGGGGAACCTTTTTTACCGCGATATGGTGGCAAACTCTCCTCTGAATGGATGATAGCAAAGATATGGCAGATTTTGAATGAAGATGAGGACACCTATCACCAGACGGATCGGTTTGTGGAAGCGACGGATTGGGTGATATTTAAGCTGACGGGAAAGATGGTGCGAAACAGCTGTACAGCCGGATACAAATCGATTTGGCATAAGCACGAAGGATATCCCAGCAAGGCCTTTTTTAAAGCATTAGATCCCCGCCTGGAGCACCTGACGGAGACCAAATTGCGTGGGAACGTGGTTCCCCTCGGCACCAAAGCAGGGAGCTTAACGGAAGAGATGGCGGCGATGACGGGTTTACAGGCGGGAATGGCTGTTGCCGTCGGCAATGTTGACGCCCATGCTGCTGTTCCTGCCGTCGGTGTGGTCACACCGGGCAAAATGGTGATGGTGATGGGGACGTCCATCTGCCATATGCTGCTGGGGACAGAAGAGAAATGGGTGGAAGGCATGTGCGGGGTGGTGGAAGACGGAATCATCCCTGGTTATTTGGGATATGAAGCGGGACAATCCGCAGTGGGGGACATCTTTGCTTGGCATGTGGCGAAAGCGGTTCCGACCGATGTGAAAGAAGCGGTGGATCAAGAGGGTCTGGATGTTCATACGTGGCTGGAAAAAGAAGCGCAAAAGCTGAAACCGGGGGAGACGGGACTGCTTGCGCTAGACTGGTGGAACGGAAACCGCTCCATCCTGGTAGATGCCGATCTGACGGGGTTGATGCTGGGATATACGCTCCAGACACGAACGGAGGAAGTGTATCGTGCCTTGCTGGAGAGTACAGCTTTTGGCACCCGCAAAATTATTGAGGCTTTTCGGGAGAAGGGGGTGGAAATCG
This window harbors:
- a CDS encoding ABC-ATPase domain-containing protein, encoding MLQRLQQILSRIDGKGYKAYKDIQGEYTFPDYRLMIDYVQGDPFAAPSRLRVRMAMKDAGYPEEWYRQKHRRIALEDWIARRWATETQRYSFEVKGTGKSGLISVDRPGQEILERTAVVVNERFVEVRITLGLPAQGRRVLGRKAEEMLCRQLPRLARAALPREALQPNAVEERMKLVDNQQAIRRCLQDKGWIAFVANGAVLPRESGISDKPLTKGNVIRFESPASMEVAVEVPHGEPIRGMVIRDGITLIVGGGYHGKSTLLTALERGVYDHVAGDGREYVITDPSAIKVRSEDGRRVEKVNISPFINNLPFGRDTERFSTEDASGSTSQAANIMEALEMESSCLLIDEDTSATNFMIRDGRMQKLVAKGKEPITPFIDKVCQLYAENHTSSVLVLGGSGDYFDVADTVMMMDEYRPVDVTAAAKEIARSQVQSRTREGGSQFGKATPRRLSRQGFDPQKGRKEKVDAKGLHTILFGTTSVELVGLEQLVDTSQTRAVAEMMRLIGKRANGEKELKALIDELYREIEETGLDVISPFHGQHPGDLALPRKLELAGAINRLRTLSVR
- the queG gene encoding tRNA epoxyqueuosine(34) reductase QueG; protein product: MTPEQIKQSLIQETERLGIDKIGFASADPFLELKERLIQHRKSGFESGFEEPDLDKRTDPRLSLPNARTIIAIALAYPTRMDDPPANRPGAYRGFFCRASWGEDYHHVLRRKLEGLERHLRELVPDVTTEIMVDTGALSDRAVAERAGIGFIGKNTSLITTQFGSWVYLGEMLVDIALPPDQPVTEGCGDCTVCIDACPTGALVGPGQLNSQACLAYQTQTKGFLADEYRDLLGGYLYGYETCQAVCPFNRGKNFTHQEAFRPDPEKVKPLLKPLLTISNRQFQQRFGTMAGSWRGKKPIQRNAIIALGRFRDKSAVPDLIKLLQDDPRPVIRGTAAWALGRIGGSEAEKALMEAEQREQDSEVQKEIKRALKNRITHEKQENEQG
- a CDS encoding methylated-DNA--[protein]-cysteine S-methyltransferase codes for the protein MVPESRTIVWTEMDSPVGGIRIAATKNGVCRLDFAKGDERWLHLERWSKEWLGNVHLERNDEALTAVTQQLREYFVGRRRSFDVELDLYGTSFQKLVWAQLWTIPYGELRSYKEVAQGMGAAKAVRAVGGANNKNPVPIIVPCHRVVGSNGSLVGYGAGLDIKETLLTLEGSLPSQARA
- a CDS encoding ABC transporter transmembrane domain-containing protein → MSIFRDLWWFFKQEKRSYAWGVLILLVVAFLEIFPPYVVRVVVDGLEAGTLTGSELGMWLGLIALAGVAMYVLRYVWRILLFGAAFRLGQLLRRRLFSHFSKMSPSFFQRRRTGDLMAHATNDIQAVQVTAGEGVLTLVDSLVLGGLVVATMALFISWELTLIALIPMPLIALAVSKFGTMLHQRFHRAQAAFSDMNDKVQENISGMRVVKAFGQEENEKRSFQKLSRHVVEKNIAVARVDALFDPTISLVIGLSFFLAVAFGGWFVMEGTMTIGQLTQFTIYLGQLIWPMLAFGFLFNIMQRGRASYDRIHSLLQVESEIQDRPAALTARASGEVAFAVDHFGYDGAKEPALRDIRISVQPGETLGIVGKTGSGKTTLFKLLLREFDCTAGEICIGGVPVREMTLDALRSAIGYVPQDHFLFSATIRENIAFGQADASDEEIEEAARLAGIHEDILQFEHGYDTVVGERGVTLSGGQKQRISIARALLLTPEILILDDSLSAVDAKTEEAILAALRQTRQEKTTLIAAHRLSAIEHADQIVVLEEGWIAERGTHQELLLQDGWYAWTYRQQQLESMIQKGGGAVDGDTPVTPVSQPTS
- a CDS encoding ABC transporter ATP-binding protein: MVIRRLLQYLNPHRKALAVAMTLLLAATAAEVAGPLLIKVFIDDYLTPGIFDQQALFTLGVTYLLLHVASAILMYFQLFSFQRIAHWVIQELRMDVFGKVQHLGLSFFDKRPGGALISRITNDTEAIKDLFVSVLSTFVQNTVMITGIFVVLFILDARLAFFCLFLLPFVVGLMVLYQKLSYPVFRTVRQKLSDLNAKLSESIQGMNVIQAFRQQARLLRQFEQTNHEHYQANMKSTKLNGLLLRPAVDLLYLLALMIVLSFFGFNLGESAMQIGVLYAFINLLARMFEPVNQMMQQLTFLQQAVVSAGRVFELLDEQELAPTKKGDGESNPSITEGRIVFDQVTFSYDGHTDVLKNISFAAEPGQTVALVGHTGSGKTSITNLLMRFYEAQQGAITIDGYPLSAFSEGELRSKLGLVLQDPFLFVGDVKENIRLHNPAVSDEDVKEAARFVQADSFIEKLPHGYDELIGERGATFSSGQRQLLSFARTMAQRPKVLILDEATASVDTETEEKIQEALQRMRHGRTTIAIAHRLSTIQDADLILVLHRGEIVERGTHQELLALNGLYHKMYLLQQGVKETTG
- the rnhA gene encoding ribonuclease HI; the encoded protein is MKEVIIYTDGACSGNPGPGGWGAVLLYGEHRKELTGSERQTTNNRMELTAAIESMRRLKQSCRVKLHTDSAYMVNCFKQRWYVNWEKNGWKNSRKEPVENQDLWKQLLEQVRRHEVEFIKVKGHSDVELNNRCDELARGAIPKN